From the genome of Rhodothermales bacterium, one region includes:
- a CDS encoding class I SAM-dependent methyltransferase produces MIQEYARAEYALRYLARADGIPHRTEGESVLLSFMPPQAMRILDLGAGDGRLLHLVLMDRPNAEGIALDASPTMLDAARSRFARHAGVQVLHHDLDEPLPDLGRFDAIVSGFAIHHCTDERKAAIYGEIFDRLEPGGVFCNLEHVASATPELHAIFLNNLGIGPDDEDPSNKLAPLGTQLEMLEAVGFAHVDCFWKWMELALFGGWKPLEE; encoded by the coding sequence ATGATCCAGGAATACGCCCGGGCCGAATACGCCCTCCGCTACCTCGCCCGTGCCGACGGCATCCCGCACCGCACGGAAGGGGAATCGGTGCTGCTGTCGTTTATGCCGCCCCAGGCCATGCGCATTCTCGACCTGGGCGCCGGCGACGGGCGGCTGCTCCATCTCGTGCTGATGGACCGGCCGAATGCAGAGGGCATCGCGCTCGACGCCTCGCCCACCATGCTCGACGCCGCCCGGTCGCGCTTCGCGCGGCATGCCGGCGTCCAGGTGCTCCACCACGACCTCGACGAGCCGCTCCCCGACCTCGGCCGCTTCGATGCCATCGTCTCGGGCTTCGCCATCCACCATTGCACCGATGAACGGAAGGCGGCGATCTATGGGGAGATCTTCGATCGGCTGGAGCCCGGCGGGGTGTTCTGCAACCTCGAACACGTCGCCTCCGCCACGCCCGAGCTGCACGCGATCTTTCTGAACAACCTGGGCATCGGTCCGGACGACGAGGACCCGTCCAACAAGCTGGCTCCGCTGGGCACCCAGCTGGAGATGCTCGAAGCCGTCGGCTTTGCGCACGTCGACTGCTTCTGGAAATGGATGGAGCTGGCCCTGTTCGGTGGATGGAAGCCCCTGGAAGAATGA
- a CDS encoding YdeI/OmpD-associated family protein has product MPEPSPDVDAYIDHAAPFAQPILRRLRAIFHEASPVLEESLKWGVPSFGYKGIVVGMSAFKEHVGYGFWKSAIMNDPAGLFGDAPRSSPMFIKLTHVDDVPPAAVLIPYVREAIDLNERGVKVPKARKPEPPAVPADLAAALDAAAAARARFDTLSPSLQREYIDWIDEAKREETRARRIAKTVASVTEGTSRTGKPL; this is encoded by the coding sequence ATGCCCGAACCCTCGCCCGACGTCGACGCCTACATCGACCACGCCGCGCCCTTCGCGCAACCCATCCTCCGCCGGCTCCGCGCCATCTTTCATGAAGCCAGCCCGGTGCTCGAAGAGAGCCTCAAGTGGGGCGTCCCGAGTTTCGGGTACAAGGGCATCGTGGTCGGCATGTCGGCCTTTAAGGAACATGTGGGTTATGGATTCTGGAAATCCGCCATCATGAACGACCCGGCCGGCCTCTTCGGCGATGCGCCCCGCTCGTCGCCGATGTTCATCAAGCTGACGCACGTCGATGACGTGCCGCCCGCCGCCGTGTTGATCCCGTACGTCCGCGAGGCCATCGATTTGAACGAGCGCGGCGTGAAGGTGCCGAAGGCGCGGAAGCCGGAGCCGCCGGCCGTGCCGGCCGACCTCGCCGCGGCGCTCGATGCGGCGGCCGCGGCCCGTGCCAGATTCGATACCTTGAGCCCCAGCCTTCAACGCGAGTACATCGATTGGATCGACGAGGCGAAGCGCGAGGAGACGCGCGCGCGGCGGATCGCGAAGACGGTGGCCTCGGTGACCGAAGGAACATCGCGCACCGGGAAGCCCCTGTGA
- a CDS encoding M24 family metallopeptidase, which translates to MMARKMAPLGVRFCALLLLLSGCAAPERTAPTGAPPRPFAGDPWPDIRRDRIHRLLPEAMDRAGVDAWIVVCRENNNDPMARHVGCENAGGQAGFLFFRTADGIAPIAISPQGESTALAELKEHDEVLVIERGSGIWDHTRRLLERYGSRAIAVNTGESPIADGLSHTQYLAMAEGLGPAWMARTTSAEPLIVEWLSVKTPAEIAIMRRAAELTAQWQQDAYRAAIPGVTTDRDIADMLEARIAEYGVGDGWAADQNPAVNSGMDRGHSHPTDRVIQPGDFIQTDFGIMVHGMWVTDIQRFAYVLAPGETEAPPEAVARWEAARRGSRAAFAAMKPGAMGFEVDAAQRRVMDEEGSLPVMWSTGHPVGYWAHDMGPSLGGGQPGRTPAGRQRAELRPGMTFAYDGFFSWPLTDSTTKTISVEEMVVITETGADWLTPPQETLLLIPSR; encoded by the coding sequence ATGATGGCCCGTAAGATGGCCCCGTTGGGAGTACGCTTCTGCGCACTCCTGCTCCTCCTTTCGGGCTGCGCCGCCCCCGAGCGTACCGCTCCGACCGGCGCGCCTCCGCGTCCCTTCGCCGGCGACCCCTGGCCCGATATCCGCCGCGACCGGATCCACCGCCTGCTCCCGGAGGCGATGGATCGCGCCGGCGTCGACGCCTGGATTGTGGTGTGCCGCGAGAACAACAACGACCCGATGGCGCGCCATGTCGGCTGCGAAAACGCCGGCGGCCAGGCGGGCTTCCTGTTTTTCCGGACGGCCGACGGCATCGCACCGATCGCCATCTCCCCGCAGGGTGAGTCCACGGCGCTGGCCGAGTTGAAGGAGCATGACGAGGTGCTGGTCATCGAGCGCGGCTCCGGGATCTGGGATCATACCCGCCGCCTGCTGGAGCGGTATGGATCCCGCGCCATCGCGGTCAATACGGGGGAAAGCCCGATCGCCGACGGGTTGTCCCACACCCAGTATCTGGCCATGGCGGAAGGACTCGGGCCGGCGTGGATGGCCCGGACGACCTCCGCCGAGCCGCTGATCGTGGAGTGGCTCTCGGTCAAAACGCCGGCGGAGATCGCCATCATGCGCCGCGCCGCCGAGCTGACCGCGCAGTGGCAACAGGATGCCTACCGGGCGGCCATCCCGGGCGTCACGACCGACAGGGATATCGCCGATATGCTTGAGGCGCGCATCGCCGAATACGGCGTCGGCGACGGCTGGGCCGCCGATCAGAATCCGGCCGTCAATTCGGGCATGGATCGCGGCCATTCGCATCCGACCGACCGGGTCATCCAGCCGGGAGATTTTATCCAGACGGATTTCGGCATCATGGTGCACGGCATGTGGGTGACGGACATCCAGCGGTTCGCCTACGTCCTCGCCCCCGGCGAGACCGAAGCGCCGCCGGAGGCCGTGGCCAGATGGGAGGCCGCGCGACGCGGGAGCCGCGCCGCCTTCGCGGCGATGAAGCCGGGCGCCATGGGATTCGAGGTCGATGCCGCGCAGCGCCGGGTGATGGACGAGGAGGGATCGCTTCCGGTCATGTGGAGCACGGGCCATCCGGTGGGCTACTGGGCGCACGACATGGGGCCGAGCCTCGGCGGAGGCCAGCCCGGCCGCACGCCGGCCGGCCGGCAACGCGCCGAACTGCGCCCGGGCATGACCTTCGCGTACGACGGGTTTTTCTCGTGGCCGCTGACGGACAGTACGACCAAAACGATCTCGGTAGAGGAAATGGTGGTGATTACGGAGACCGGGGCCGACTGGCTGACGCCGCCCCAGGAAACGCTGCTCCTCATACCTTCTCGCTAA
- a CDS encoding glycoside hydrolase family 127 protein produces MHRSRILSGFLLFAALVPLACQPPAREPVAEPDLHTFSRAPLAETPYALLPIGAVKPEGWLLEELRRQANGMTGRLDEWYPTVGATNGWLGGDGDVWERGPYWLDGLVPLAYILEDVHLIEKARPYIEWTLASQREDGFFGPAPEEASTENTAQQQRKNAADWWPRMVMLKVLQQWYEATGDERVPAFMTNYFRYQLARLDVEPLGHWTGWATARGGENQASILWLYNLTGEPFLLELGQKIFEQSNDWTGDFEKGKVSTDYWYTHVVNVAMGIKQPAIEYLQTGDIRYLNAVRTGLAGLMEKHGQASGMFSGDELIHGTEPTRGTELCAVVELMFSLETLMAITGDVDYIDRLEKIAYNALPTQVNDDHTGRQYFQQVNQVRVSFGDHQLFYDGYQDALCYGLLTGYPCCTTNYHQGWPKFTRSLWLASQDRGLAALVYAPSHVTARVGADGREVTLREETNYPFEEQVRFVVETDAPTTFPLHLRIPAWAEGARLRINSAEWEPQIPGRIVTVDREWRDGDAVTLELPMAVRMSTWYERSVAVERGPLLYALPVDENKRLVDAPKPGADEHARWEMTPTAAWNYGLVFDRSDLAASFEVVTTDMPAYPWTADAVPVRIKANGVRIPGWHEYNGSAGRTPPSPVRVENGVAEPITLIPYGASTLRVAAFPEIAR; encoded by the coding sequence ATGCATCGCTCCCGTATTCTGTCCGGATTCCTCCTCTTCGCCGCCCTCGTACCGCTGGCGTGCCAGCCGCCTGCCCGCGAGCCGGTCGCCGAGCCCGACCTCCACACCTTCAGCCGCGCGCCCCTCGCCGAGACGCCGTATGCACTCCTCCCCATCGGCGCCGTCAAGCCGGAAGGCTGGCTGCTGGAGGAACTCCGCCGGCAGGCCAACGGCATGACGGGCCGGCTCGATGAATGGTACCCGACCGTCGGCGCCACGAACGGCTGGCTCGGTGGCGACGGCGACGTCTGGGAGCGCGGCCCGTACTGGCTCGACGGCCTCGTCCCGCTCGCCTATATCCTCGAAGACGTCCACCTCATCGAAAAGGCCCGCCCCTACATCGAGTGGACCCTCGCCAGCCAGCGGGAGGACGGGTTCTTCGGGCCGGCCCCCGAGGAAGCATCCACCGAAAACACCGCCCAGCAGCAACGCAAAAACGCGGCCGACTGGTGGCCGCGCATGGTGATGCTCAAGGTGCTCCAGCAATGGTACGAAGCCACCGGCGACGAACGCGTCCCGGCGTTCATGACGAACTACTTCCGCTACCAGCTCGCCCGGCTCGACGTCGAACCGCTCGGTCACTGGACCGGCTGGGCCACCGCGCGCGGCGGCGAGAACCAGGCGAGTATCCTCTGGCTCTACAACCTCACCGGCGAGCCCTTCCTGCTGGAGCTGGGCCAGAAGATCTTCGAGCAATCGAACGACTGGACGGGCGACTTCGAGAAGGGCAAGGTATCCACGGACTACTGGTACACGCACGTCGTCAACGTGGCGATGGGCATCAAGCAGCCGGCGATCGAATACCTCCAGACGGGCGATATACGCTACCTGAACGCTGTTCGAACCGGACTCGCCGGCCTGATGGAGAAACACGGCCAGGCCTCTGGCATGTTCTCGGGCGACGAACTCATCCACGGGACCGAACCCACCCGAGGGACGGAGCTGTGCGCGGTGGTCGAGCTCATGTTCAGCCTCGAAACGCTGATGGCGATCACGGGCGACGTCGACTACATCGACCGGCTCGAAAAGATCGCCTACAACGCGCTGCCCACCCAGGTGAACGACGACCACACCGGCCGGCAGTATTTCCAGCAGGTCAACCAGGTGCGCGTCAGCTTCGGGGATCACCAGCTCTTCTACGACGGCTACCAGGACGCCCTCTGCTACGGGCTCCTCACGGGCTACCCGTGCTGCACGACGAATTATCACCAGGGCTGGCCCAAGTTCACGCGCAGCCTCTGGCTGGCGAGCCAGGATCGCGGCCTCGCGGCGCTCGTCTATGCGCCCAGCCACGTCACGGCCCGGGTCGGCGCCGACGGGCGGGAGGTGACGCTGCGCGAAGAAACCAACTATCCGTTCGAGGAGCAGGTGCGGTTCGTGGTCGAGACCGACGCCCCGACGACGTTCCCGCTCCATCTCCGGATACCGGCCTGGGCCGAGGGCGCGCGGCTGCGGATCAACAGCGCCGAGTGGGAGCCGCAGATACCCGGCCGGATCGTGACGGTCGACCGCGAGTGGCGCGACGGCGACGCCGTGACGCTCGAACTGCCGATGGCGGTGCGGATGAGCACCTGGTACGAACGCTCCGTCGCCGTCGAGCGCGGCCCGCTGCTGTACGCGCTGCCGGTCGACGAAAACAAGCGCCTCGTCGATGCCCCAAAGCCCGGCGCCGACGAGCATGCGCGTTGGGAGATGACGCCGACCGCCGCCTGGAACTACGGCCTCGTATTCGACCGGAGCGATCTCGCGGCCTCGTTCGAGGTGGTGACGACCGACATGCCGGCGTATCCGTGGACCGCCGACGCCGTGCCCGTCCGGATCAAGGCGAACGGTGTTCGAATCCCTGGATGGCACGAATACAACGGTTCCGCCGGCCGGACACCCCCCAGCCCGGTGCGCGTCGAGAACGGTGTCGCCGAGCCGATCACGCTGATCCCCTACGGCGCCTCGACCCTCCGCGTGGCCGCCTTTCCGGAAATCGCCCGCTAA
- a CDS encoding DinB family protein — MTLHDIRRLFAYNAWATARTFESVAPLTEEEWSRELGNSFPTLRDTVGHIVSAEWIWLRRWQGNSPMQPEAWMKEPTRELLLEKQREVQDDRNAFIATLSEADLAIERSYTFMSGKGGSLPLGTLFQHLVNHGTYHRGQVTTLLRQIGRQPLMSDLLFFAMENPE, encoded by the coding sequence ATGACCCTCCACGACATCCGCCGCCTCTTCGCCTACAACGCCTGGGCCACCGCCCGCACCTTCGAATCCGTCGCTCCCCTCACGGAAGAGGAGTGGAGCCGCGAGCTGGGCAACAGCTTCCCGACCCTTCGCGACACCGTCGGCCACATCGTCAGCGCCGAGTGGATCTGGCTGCGGCGCTGGCAGGGCAATAGCCCCATGCAGCCTGAAGCCTGGATGAAAGAGCCGACGCGCGAACTCCTGCTCGAGAAGCAGCGCGAGGTGCAGGACGACCGTAACGCCTTCATCGCCACGCTCAGCGAGGCGGATCTGGCGATCGAGCGGTCCTATACCTTCATGAGCGGCAAGGGCGGCAGCCTCCCGCTCGGCACGCTGTTCCAGCATCTGGTCAACCACGGCACCTACCACCGCGGTCAGGTCACCACGCTACTCCGGCAGATAGGCCGGCAGCCGCTCATGAGCGACCTGCTCTTTTTCGCCATGGAAAATCCGGAGTGA